A stretch of DNA from Anopheles nili chromosome 2, idAnoNiliSN_F5_01, whole genome shotgun sequence:
ATTTGAATCCGATAAACCTCCTTTCTATCTACTTAACAGTGTGTCAGCATACATTTGATGGGTATTTTAAGAAATCCTGCGAATCGTGTTTAAATAAACTTAAATCAAAGAGAAAAGTTACTTCCATTTTACCTCATCTCAAAGATTACGGTAGTGACTTACGTTCTTTTcttatcgttttatttgttgcGAAACATGTTGATTATGGTGGTTGATCTTTCTATCAACAAAACCTGCACCATTTATTGTGTTTGAATTGTATTTTGTTTATAAAttaatattcttttttacCGTTGACGTTATATCACGGGATTCCTGGGATCTCTTGTATTAATGTACTGATCAAGAGTAATACAATCTCATTCATTCAATGAACTGGTAACAGATTAGCCCTGTGTTCTATCTTAAAATTATATCGacatttgtttgaaatgcaGCATATATTTAAGGCATTTTTGTTCCTAATGTAGCTAGCgcgtaaaattaaaaattctaCTAGCAAGTACCCTCGGATTACCTGCTGTGAGCCTTATCACGTGGCGCCCGTTTTTGCTCCAAATGCATACAAACGCACATTATGCCTGCATTTCGGTTTCTCCCATTCTTTATGCTATCAACAGGAGCCCGCAGCACATGCATTATCATCGGCGAATCGTGATGCATACGTGGACGCTTCTAATAGCTTCTGTATATTGCTGCTCGCACAAAATCTCGCCTAAAAATTTGAATCTCCAATAGCATCATTTAGTTCCATAATTTGGCATCTAATTACCTGTCCAGCCGTCGCAATTAACAGTCTCCAGACCGTGTTGGCACGTGTTGAACACCCCCCTGAGATGCGCCGATAGCGTTAATGGCCATTTGAATTGCTTCCGCGCgactcctagctgcttgcagCGACGCTACCACGCTCGACGGCAAACCGGTTGAACTACGGCCGGTTGAAAAGTGTGCGTCGGCGATTGGTGCAACGCGGACCAATCAGCGCGTTCCATCTGTCAAGCGTACCTCGCCGGGCagcgatggtgatggtttttggtttgaattttgaCCACCAACCGTTGCCTAAGCCACCTGCCAGGTTACCAAACAGCTAGCCATGACCATGGAAAAGCGTAAATTTGCTGCATCTCGTGCCCTGTGATGCGATTTCTGTACAAAAACGGCCCCTGAAAGTCAACTCATACTGCGCGCACGACACAACTAACACGTATTCGCGTTTGCCGGGTGCGACGTACGCTCCTGGTGCATGCTATCTCGCTCATTCTCGTGATACCCAACGCGTGGTTGAAACGAAACAGGCGCACTGGTTAACACTTTTTCCCACTGGAGGGCAGCACCATCGGCGGGAAGACGTAGTTTCATAATAAAACCACGGTACGGTTcgttttcataattttttcGTTGTGTGCAGTCGAACAGGCTCGGACGCTCCTCCGGGCTCGGTAAAGTCGCTGGCGAAGGGATCACACCTCTTTCGGTGTCGTATATAAGTGCAAAAGCAGCATTAGAAGCTGCATCGCAAAGGAAACTATCGTTGCAAGCATAATGCGTACGTTCGCGGTAGTGTTGGCCACCGTGCTGGCCGTGGCCGTGTCGGCCGAGGTGTATTTTGAGGAAGGTTTCAAAGACGGTAAGTGGTTTCATCTGAAACGTCTGAACCGATATGCCGACATAAAAAAGAACAGGACAGTGTGCTCGTCATTGAACGCAAATGATATCACAGTGCCCTGCTAATAATAGCCAACGTGGCAACAACCGGCTCCTCTCCCGGCAAACAAATTCCCACGCCGCTGACTAATTTCGGTTCTTGTTTATTCCGTATCATCCGTTGGCGGATCGCTGCGATACAGATTCCTGGCAAAAGACGTGGGTCCAGAGTGAACACAAGGGCGTCGAGTATGGCAAGTTTGTGCAGACGGCCGGAAAGTTCTTCAACGATGCTGCAGCCGACAAAGGTAAATATTCTAACCATACAGATATATGGGGTAGAAACAGTTGAAACACCATTTAACTGTGTACGCGAATGCGTCTAAAATGTGCAAATTAAgcaaaaaattagaaaaagtTCCTTTAACGGGTTTCTCGCAAAAGCCGCTAGAAAAGCGTCGCTGGGAAGTAAAAAGGTGTGTGAACTAGATCGCAAACAGTGCCGCCGACGTGTCAATTTTCCAGAATGTGAATGACCGTCGTTCGTTCTTATGCTATGGTCGAGCTGCCATGGTATGATGATGGTGAAACCCTGCGAGTCCGATAGAAATGGAACACGACGAGGGGAGGAACCAGGCATCGACCGTTTTCCCGCGGGGTAAGAATATTCCAAAGAAAAAGTCATAGATGCACCACACGAGGGCGGGCAACATTGCATAATTATCTGGCTGGAAATTAGCAGAAGTGCTGCGCTTCTCTGTGCACCGTCTGCAAGAAGAACTCGCCAGCCAACCAAGAAGACACCATGGGGATCCGATCGGGTGGCATAAGCGATGAGAAGCGCCTACTTCGTATTGAATGCCACCTATGCTTCGCCGGGGAGAATGAGAGAGCATGATGCTACAGCATAGCCTGCGTCTGGTGGGATGACGTACCCGGCTTCTTGTCGAGTTGGGACCGGGACCCATTAAGAACAGGAAAAACCGGCAAAACATCACCACATCTTCTTTTGCTtgccatcgtttttttgtcgttgcttcACCAGCCACACTCTGCGAGCAGTTTGTGCTTCTGTAACCGTGGCAACAGCGCTCCGTTCCATGGCGCTGCTACTACTACTGTCACGAGCGAAACAGCAGTAGTGGGCTTTGCGCGAGCCACAAAACGTTTACGGATCAGTCACTTTCATGTGTGACGTGTCCGAACCGCTCATGCTCCAGCCGGAACGTTCCAGAAGCGCGATGTGCACGGATGGGGGGCGTTATAGTGTGCCTTTATCTGCGTTTTTCATCGCCTGCTGATGGTGTTGAAATGGGCTCGTGATTATGATTCGATTTTCCATGGCCTTGCATGGCGGAGCCCGCTGGGGGCAACATCATGGCCCCGTGTAAAGGAAAAGACCCATTATTTGTCACGATTCGGTGTACACGAGAGGTGGACGGGCGTTCGATGTTTATCATGGTGCcctgggtgtcctttttttctcgtctttttcctctttcgtTCAACTCATCACGCAACTTTCCATAGTGCGTGACAGAATGCCCAAAACGAATCAGAGCGcgcctgcttggatgcttattttaattgaacgtGTCCCAGGTGGACATGCCTGCATGCATATTACCTTGGCGAAACATCCGCCCGAGACACCGGGGTCCGGCAAAACAGCTGACCTCGCGCAACCAACCGTTCTGTTTcggcaagaaagaaaataacacaccgttgtgtttgttttgggtgatgttttaaaattattctttcccctcctccctctcccccGGGGGGCTGCGTGCTCCATCGGTGGGTGACGTCGCTTTGTTGACTTATTTTAAAGTCAACCGTCCCCGATACCTCGTTTAGggtaaattttattgaatcCGTAACATCACCTTACAggggtgggtttctttttgcgaCGCATTCCAACGTAAAGTAGGGCGGAAgctatttttttacatcgtaAAACCTCCGTACCGATCACAACACGGCGTTGTTGATGGAAATGCGTTTTGGTTTTACATGTGCATACGTCTTAACAAACaatttgttgccttttttcccctATCAATAGGTCTGCAAACCTCGCAGGATGCTCGATTCTACGCACTGTCCAACAAGTTCACACCATTCTCGAACAAGGACGACACGCTCGTCATCCAGTTCTCGGTGAAGCACGAGCAGAACATTGACTGCGGTGGCGGATACCTGAAGGTGTTCGACTGTTCCGTCGATCAGAAGGACCTGCACGGTGACACGCCGTACCTGGTCATGTTCGGACCGGACATTTGCGGACCGGGCACGAAGAAGGTGCACGTGATCTTCAGCTACAAGGGCAAAAACCACCTGGTCAACAAGGACATCCGGTGCAAGGATGACGTGTTCACGCATTTCTACACGCTGGTCGTGCGATCGGACAACACGTACGAGGTGTTGATCGACAACGAGAAGGTTGAATCGGGTAGCCTGGAGGAGGACTGGGACTTCCTGCCACCGAAGAAGATCAAGGATCCGGAAGCCAAGAAGCCGGAAGACTGGGACGATCGGGCCACCATCCCCGACCCGGACGACACCAAGCCGGAGGACTACGACAAACCGGAACACATCCCGGATCCGGATGCGACCAAGCCGGACGATTGGGACGACGAGATGGATGGCGAATGGGAGCCACCTATGATCGATAACCCCGAGTATAAGGGCGAGTGGAAGCCCAAGCAGATCGACAACCCGGCGTACAAGGGTGTCTGGGTGCACCCGGAGATCGACAATCCGGAGTACGTCGAGGACAAGAACCTGTACCTGCGCGAGGAGGTGTGCGGCGTCGGTATCGACGTGTGGCAGGTCAAATCGGGCACGATCTTCGACAACTTCCTGTTCACGAACGATCTTGAGGTTGCGAAGAAGGCAGCCGCCACCGTGAAGGCCACGCAGGAGGGCGAGAAGAAGGTGAAGGACGCCCAGGAAGCGGAAGAGCGCAAGAAGGCTGAGGAGGAGGCGGCCGCCGAGGAAGCGGCAAAGGATGACgaggatgaggacgatgaggatgacgCGGACAACGCTCTGCCCGGCGAAGCGACGGAAGTCGACGACGAGGGACACGATGAGCTGTAAGCAGGCGGCATCtacacaacaaacaaaaagctctAATATACGTCGAGGCGGGCCCTTTACGTATTCCTATGGAATGCGGCACACACATGGgccgaaggaagaaaaccaATTCGACTGCCACGAAACACAGAACCCCTTACCAACGGACGGACGCAGGATAAACGACATACCacagacatacacacacacacacatgagtCATTTGGACATGTTGCaggaagagagcgagcgagagcgtgagagagatcAGAGAGAAGCTGGGACTGATGGGTGGGACGCACATGACGGACTAGGGCGCCAAATGggagattttttgttgttgcgctaAAGATATCCTTTCGCGCAGGAGCTTAGACCCGAGGAAAGCTGCGGAAGTGCTATtttcctcgcacacacacacctctctCTAAACTACCGGAACGCATTTAGCCGCGGTACGCAGTGTGTTCCCAATCAATCGAAAAGCAAAGAGACGTGTTGTTTCAGTTGGCGTGCGTTCGTCGATTGCTTTGGCTCAGAGCTCATGCACCACCATCGAGACAGTTGTTTTTTCCCTGTTATGATTTAGATTTTTCTATGTTCCCTTGTACATTTGTGGTGTCTCCTTTGCCATGGTTCTGGTGCGAATTGTTGATACGCGCTCACGGAGGGGTGGCACGCGTCTGTTTGACTTTGTTCAAGTAGTcatcgcaaaagaaaaaaaggacgtgcCCTACAACCGCGACCCGGAAGGAAGGGGGACGAAcgcacacaacacaaacacacacacacacacatgataTGGTGAGGTCGGATCATCATGGAATCTCACATGCAGCCTCTCTCAAAGCCCTCCGTTGCATGTGTCGTTTAGTTGATGATAGGTATGGAGACAGcatgaacaagaaaaaaacaagagacCCCCACGACGAGAGAAcaccgtttttgttttgtggataacgtgtttttttaaatcactttCGCTAGTTGAGTGTATTTGATTTAGGATTTTAAGAATTGCTAGGCAAACGGAAGAGATAGAGAACGAGAGAGGGACGCTTACAAAGACGGAGCGAAATGGAACAACCAAGCTAATTTGAGGAGGACGATAGGGGAGAACGCACGGTGAAGAAACGTGAACAGTCAGAggcaaagaaataaaaaagtaaaataatgaaataaaaacaaaaacatgctgtgtaattattttttgggCTTGCGGCAAATGTGCAACAACGCTGGTTTCGATAAACGATTGATGCGATCTCATGGAAGTATCAGCCTGTGATATTCACAAAATTTAAACAGTAACAGTAAGCACATTAGCTATTTTTGCGACGAGTATCTCGCAATGGTGACATATTTTAATCGTATCCTACTTATTTTCGTAACCTCGCACTGTCGCAGCGCGTTTCGTAAATGATCCATCGTTATCGGATTTCCTCCTCTCGGGGAAGTAATAGCCCAGAGCCCATCCGATCGGTTCCGGTAATTACGTCCTGGGGGGCAGGGGGGCCTGTATATGACCGGTCTAATGTTCTTCTGTGGCattgttttgttcgctttcctcCAAAACGCGCGCTTCCCACGGGCTAACCAAAATAGATCGGAACGGTGTTGCGGGCGGGCATaggaaaatcgaacacacGACGCCTTTTTGAGGGTCTCTACTGTGTTGTGTATATATTTCTATGTATCTATCATATGTATATaagtatataaaaaaatagttaTACTTATCAAACTTTACTAAATATGTACAGCAATACGATCGCAGCTGTGATAACTGTATCTACCTCCTATTGGCGGCGCCATTCTTAAATCCGATTTCTGGACGTGCCCCGGCCGGCCCTTCcttacatttgtttttgtattttattgtttaatgTTTTGTTATCAAAAAGAGCACGATTGGAATGGAACAATATGGCTCCTGGTCTATATCGCGGGCTGCGCTACACGTTATCGATCGTGTTATCGTCCGACCTGACGAACCGGAGGTCGTGAAAAGCGgtaaagcatatttttttttcgctgaccTTATTAAGTTTAAGTGAACCACAGCACCGCTGGCTGACGGAACGAGTGTTGTAGTTTGCTATATAGGAATGGTTGCTTCACGAGCTGTTCTGTTACGTGCTATGTGTCTATCATAATGGTCACAACACTACGCGCTTACGTCAATGTGTAACGGACTTTTGACCCCTGTGTTGTAGCAGCTAGCCTTTTCCGTCGAAAGCTGCATGCCAACGGATCTCGACAGGATGGCCAAATAGCCCCAGCAACGGGTGGAAAGAAGAGAACAACCGCAAGCACGGGGGCGAGGGAAATCTAATGAAAGTTCGTCGCAGGACACGTGGACACATTATCGCGGACATTCTCTTACATCCTTGCTTCGAAGGGCGCTCGTCAATTCCCGTAGCTTTCAAGCATTGGCTTTAACACGATTGTTGATTCGTCGTTTGCTGAAAATGGATCACCGAAAGCACTTCTTTGTACACAACAGCATCCACACAGCCGATTCTGTCTGGCTTTCGTCTTCAAGCGATCTcataaatgcaaacaaactaaATATACGGGATACAGAGTTTTCCTTGCTCAATTTCAAACCGATCGTTTACCGAGCTGGTTGCATTGATCGTTACCATGGTGACTTGTCAGCAGATGCGTCGTTATTTGCCCTCTAGTACGTCTCATTATTCAAGTGATACAGAGAAGAAGAGCTATCATCTTCTCTTATCTGCACTCTTGCCCAATTGCCTAAGAAATCCGGCTTGCTTTACGCGCATGGCTGATAGCAGAAgtatacaaaaagaaaagataaaaataactAAAGCACGGGAACCCTCCACACGTTTTGTAGGTTGGACACTttccacgcaaaaaaaaaatctaaagcTAACGAAAAGATGCACCCACGCCCGGATGCCATTCTCactttgttccttttttttgcgcgcttAAGTACACTACTACCGATACTCGATGTAATCCTTTTTCTCGTGTCATTTATGCGGTGCAACACCATTTCGGTCCCCAAGTTTTATGCTTATATGCCTAGCGAAATACTGCGCAACAAAAACGAATATGCCAGAGCAAGCGCAACGTTTAACGTCGTGAGGAGAAAAGGGGTAGCAATTTGAACGCGTCTTTAACGCCCTGGAAAGGGTGTTTCTTGCTTAATTATATCTCAGCTCTGTTCCAATAGTGTAAGCATAAGCAACATTACCGTTGCAGCCTATTTAGGTTTGCGTAGTTTGAATCGATTAATCTACCAGCGGCTAGCGTAGTTTAATGTGCCCCCTTCAACATTGCCCAGTTAATGTCTACTAACCCTTATACACTACACGCTCGATTTAGTTTCCTTCGCTTAGCATAAGTTAAGTTCTAGCGTCAATACTTTAGGCGTTAATTcatgtgttttcttcttcgtttctaTTAGCAATGCAAGAGAAAGTGTAATTGGAATGGTTGTTAGGAAAGCGAACAGTTGTGttacctttttgttttttcaaagcAATTAAAGAAGAGATGGAACATTCGATACATCGGTGACGCGTCCTGTAGGGATCACAAAACGCATCCCGAACACTCCCCAAAAACATTGCTTGATATCTCTTCGCAAAAGCTACGTTTAATACACGACGTTCAGTGACCCGCCTCGACAGGACGAAGcagacaaaaataaaactaatgctacatttagctaaCGGACTTTTCTCTTGTTAGAGTACAAATGACTTTTGAACGATTCAAACGAACGTCGTTTGAGCTAAACCCTAGCCGTCTGATACGTTACGCTAACGTACACCTTTTGTCCAGCTTCCGTGAAAATGGTTCTAAGGACGAGGGAGCAGAAGAAACGCATCCGTTTTTCCCCCCTCTTTCTAGTTCCCccttgtcgtttttttctctttgtgcGTGCTTCGTTGCCCTTCGCAAGGCAAGGAAAAGGTCCTTTCCTTCGGTTAACCGCCGTTTGACTCatacacaccacacaccccGCGTGTTCCCATCGGTtgactaacaaaaaaaaacgcattcccATAACTCGAAATTGGcggatcgtttcgcgtttTACCACAGCACCacgttggcgttggcgttaACCTCATCTTCCGGCGGTgtgaatgaaatgcaaaaaaagcgaTTCGAATGTGGATCGATAACACCGCGCAATGGCAGCCTAACAGTCTGCAAGGTCCTGCAGCATCCTTCGATCGGGGTTTTGCCACCGGTTTCTCGCTTTATCATACCTGCGTGACACACTGAGCGTACTTTTCCAGCTCTTTCTGGAGCGTTTTCACCTTCTCGGATTCGGTGCGCAACATTCGCGTCAGCTCCTCGATAAGCCCGTTCTGTGTCACCAGCTGGCGCTCCATGCGGTTGACCTTCTGCTCGAGATCCTGCACCCGGCCGCATACGTTCTCCATCGTCGTGCCCGGGGAATCTGGTCCTGCTGTAGCGACTCCGGTCCCACCGCTCGTTGACGAcggtttgttgctgctgcctcCGACGATGTGGATTGTTTTGGCATTACGGTTCTGGGGCGTCGGAGATAGGCCGGTGGTACGCAGGTTTACGCTAAGTGGTCGACTGTTTGGTGATGGAGTGGCCGGTGGTTCGTGTGTGCCATTGTTTTCCGTCACCGAGGCCGCACCGGATGATGCGGTGATGGCAATTTTCGTGCTGGcgttggtgctggtggacAGGGCCGACATTGATTTGGTCATCGCGTTTACGCTACTGGCCGGATCCGCGGATGATGCGACCGACGGGGAGATGGTCTCCTTTCGATTGCAGGATGCGATTAAATCGAAGGAactgctgatgttgttgcCCGTGCCGGCGGTATGATTGGTTTCCGCCGGGACGCTTGTGGTCGTGGCGGAACGTTCTATGAGCCGCGTACGGATGGCGGCATTGCTCGAGGGCACCACGGGTGATGTCGTGCTGGCCGTGCCGCCCGTGGTTGTCGTGCTTGCGTGGAACGATTTCGAAATGCCGGACTCATCCTGGAAGTGACCACTGCCGCTGTTCGTCGTGTGGTGCTCGGGTGATTTGCTTTCGGCTGCggttgttttcttcgcttggCTCGCTTTTAGCTCGTCCATCCAGGGcactttgtttttctcccattcGCGGGGTTTCGGTACCTTCGCTACCGTGTCCTCTTCGGTGCCGAAGGACGAGTTTGCTGACGGCTGTACCGTCGCGTCTGGTTTGGGACTCTCTGGTTCGGAGGAAAGTGATAGCTGACTAAAAGGACCGGCATTTCCGTTGCTCAACGAGGAACCACCACCGTTCGCCGTGACGATACCGGTGGAGTTCGGATCCGTCGTAATGATGCTGCTCGGTGATGACGGTGGTCGTCGTTTTGGGGCTTTCGCTCGATTCGCACGCATATCCTTCAACACCGACGTGCCTCGTTCCACGTGACCCAACTCTAGGTCGATCTTCTCGCCGACGATCGTCTTCTCGCCGTTGTCAACGATCTCCGACCGTACCTTGCTGCCACCGATACCATCTCTTTCGTCCGCCGTCTTGTCCTTGTCGACCGATCCACCGCCCTTCACCTTTTGCTTCAACCCCGAGAACAAGTTCCCGGTGACGCTCGTGATGGAGGCAGACTTCTTGATCGGAACTTGCGGCTTTTTGCCCAGCACGGGTGGTGGCGTCGACTTTTTGTCGTCCAGGTTCTCCAGGCTCTTGCGTATGTCGGACGTTTTGTTCTCAAGGCTCTTGCGGGGTGGTTTCTCCGTGACCACTCCGCCACCACCCGTCGATGCCGGCGAACCGCCGCCACTACTTTCGGCGGTTTTATTCTCCAGTGATTTCCGGTGTGCCGCCACACTGTTGTACGTCGGTGAGCCCGTCACCGAGGCCACACCACCCCCGACACTGCCCATGCTGCCGGTGGATTCGTTCAACGAGTCCTTCGATCCGAAGCTTTCCTTCCGATACGACACCCCGGTGGTGGAGTTGGACGATTGTTTGCCAAACATCTGCATTTTGCTAGCGGACGGTGGACGTTCCGGTTTGGGCGCGTGCAAAGGATCTTTTACCGGTGACATGGCCACGGGATGGTGCATTCCCGTCCCGACAacaccacctcctccaccgcTGCTGGCCACAGAGCGAGCCGAGGCCGATATGGTCGTCGTCGATTTGCCACCTTCCGGCGGAAGCAGCGAGACAAAGTTGTCGGGAAAAACTCCAACCCGTCCGCGCAGTTCACCCTTCCACCAACCCTTATCCGGGAGGTCTCGCGAAAGGATCGTTATGATGTCACCCTCAACCAGCTTCAGCTCGTCATCGTTGGCGGGTTGATAAGCGAACAGCACCTTACAAAGCTCCCGTACCGGTTTCGGGGGTAGCGAAGGTGCATCATGCCGGTCTAGGTCCTCCCGTGAACTGTTCAAACTCGTGCGGCTCTTGTTGAGGCTGTTCGTCTTGCTTAAACTTGCCGTTCCCAGCGAACCAACCGAACCACTATCGATCGCAGTGACGCCTAGCCCACCGACattgccgcttttccggctggaCGATTTGGGCGACACGGATTCGATCATTTCGACAAAGTTGGACGGAAACACACCGACCCGTCCGTTCAGTTTTCCTCGCCACCAGCCTTCCTCGACCtgccagaaagaaaaaccggagAAAAACGCTCGTTTAGTATGCtaattcgcaaaaaaaaaacaaaacgtccaCCAGGACACGGGCGGCACACGTACCTCTTCGAAAAATTCTATTACATCCCCGACCGCTAGCGTCAGCTCGTCGGCTTTGTTCTCCTGGTAGCTGTAAATGACTTTGCACCGTCGGTTTAGGGTTGCACTTTTGTCTCTGAAAGCAAACGGAAGAAaacggggaggaaaaaacacgTTAACGTTAAGCGTTTTGCGCGGGAAATGTGagcgacgaggacgaaccTGAGAACGACCTGGTTTTTGTTGTCCTGCGATTCCAGCACACGCACGAAGTTGTCCGGAAAAACGCCGGTCCGTCCGGTGGCGACAAGGGtgccctcccaccacccaccatcctGCACCTTGATGTTCGTAATGATGGCACCTTTTTTCAGCGTCAGCTCGTCCGGTTCCTTGGCCGTGTAGTCGAACTCGACGACGGCACTGACTGAAAGTACACAACATTGCAACAAATTAGTCACTCGAAGACCTCGGGAAGAATCTCAAAAGAACGACTAGTTTGGGGGAAACGATGGAATATAAAATCATAGGCCATCGAAATACCGTTTATTGCATCATTTTCAGGTAGCTAAGTACCAAAAACATCAAAAGAAGACGCATTTCAGTTGAGCCTCTCGATCTAATTAACTAATCGTTAAAAGGAACAAGTTAACGCGAGAAAACAAATGTAATAGGATGCAATCAACGTTAAGGTGGACATGAATGCGTATGATGCATTTGTCTACTTCTTATTAGGCTTATTAAGAACTGTTTAGTTTCAGTACTTGCAGCATTCAATTGGAATACGAACTATTCAAAGAATATCTTTACACTCGAGTCAATAATAAGATAACTAAATGAAGTGCCTCGCGATTGTTCCAATCAACATGTTTGAGGATGTTATTGGTATTTCTACCATCTTCTTGTCATATTTTTCAGTTTGTAATAAGAATGTTTTAATATTACGGCTTCTCTCTTGAACTTCTTTATTCCTATTTTT
This window harbors:
- the LOC128720799 gene encoding calreticulin, with the translated sequence MRTFAVVLATVLAVAVSAEVYFEEGFKDDSWQKTWVQSEHKGVEYGKFVQTAGKFFNDAAADKGLQTSQDARFYALSNKFTPFSNKDDTLVIQFSVKHEQNIDCGGGYLKVFDCSVDQKDLHGDTPYLVMFGPDICGPGTKKVHVIFSYKGKNHLVNKDIRCKDDVFTHFYTLVVRSDNTYEVLIDNEKVESGSLEEDWDFLPPKKIKDPEAKKPEDWDDRATIPDPDDTKPEDYDKPEHIPDPDATKPDDWDDEMDGEWEPPMIDNPEYKGEWKPKQIDNPAYKGVWVHPEIDNPEYVEDKNLYLREEVCGVGIDVWQVKSGTIFDNFLFTNDLEVAKKAAATVKATQEGEKKVKDAQEAEERKKAEEEAAAEEAAKDDEDEDDEDDADNALPGEATEVDDEGHDEL
- the LOC128731307 gene encoding mucin-5AC, with the protein product MDLLSKPEVSAVVEFDYTAKEPDELTLKKGAIITNIKVQDGGWWEGTLVATGRTGVFPDNFVRVLESQDNKNQVVLRDKSATLNRRCKVIYSYQENKADELTLAVGDVIEFFEEVEEGWWRGKLNGRVGVFPSNFVEMIESVSPKSSSRKSGNVGGLGVTAIDSGSVGSLGTASLSKTNSLNKSRTSLNSSREDLDRHDAPSLPPKPVRELCKVLFAYQPANDDELKLVEGDIITILSRDLPDKGWWKGELRGRVGVFPDNFVSLLPPEGGKSTTTISASARSVASSGGGGGVVGTGMHHPVAMSPVKDPLHAPKPERPPSASKMQMFGKQSSNSTTGVSYRKESFGSKDSLNESTGSMGSVGGGVASVTGSPTYNSVAAHRKSLENKTAESSGGGSPASTGGGGVVTEKPPRKSLENKTSDIRKSLENLDDKKSTPPPVLGKKPQVPIKKSASITSVTGNLFSGLKQKVKGGGSVDKDKTADERDGIGGSKVRSEIVDNGEKTIVGEKIDLELGHVERGTSVLKDMRANRAKAPKRRPPSSPSSIITTDPNSTGIVTANGGGSSLSNGNAGPFSQLSLSSEPESPKPDATVQPSANSSFGTEEDTVAKVPKPREWEKNKVPWMDELKASQAKKTTAAESKSPEHHTTNSGSGHFQDESGISKSFHASTTTTGGTASTTSPVVPSSNAAIRTRLIERSATTTSVPAETNHTAGTGNNISSSFDLIASCNRKETISPSVASSADPASSVNAMTKSMSALSTSTNASTKIAITASSGAASVTENNGTHEPPATPSPNSRPLSVNLRTTGLSPTPQNRNAKTIHIVGGSSNKPSSTSGGTGVATAGPDSPGTTMENVCGRVQDLEQKVNRMERQLVTQNGLIEELTRMLRTESEKVKTLQKELEKYAQCVTQV